ACGCGCCGCCGTCGGGCTGAGTGGGCTGCGCGAGCGGCCAACGAGGGTGGTACCGCGGACGAGACGTCCGTCCCTTGCCGGGGCGGACGTTTTTCGTTGCGCGGCGAGGGGACGTCGTGTCGTGTGACGGAGTGAAGGAGGAACGGGCCATGGAGATCGAGCCGAACCCACCGATCCCGAACGCGTCGATCGCGACGATCGAGGCGCTGCGAAGCGAGGCCGAGTCGGCGCTTGCCGGGGCAGCGGACGATGCAGCGCTGGCTGCGTGGAAGGGCGAGTGGCTGGGCAGGAGCGGGCGGATCACGTCGCTCCTTCGCGTCGTCGGAACGCTGAGCGCCGCCGAGCGGCCGGCGTTCGGGGCGGCGGTGAACGCGGCCAGCCGGGCGCTGGAGGCGGCGTACGAGGCGGCGTCGTCGTCGCGACAGGCGGATGCCATGGCCTCCGCGCTGGCGGCCGAGGCGATCGACGTCACGCTGCCCGGGACGCCGCCGCCGCGCGGGCGGCTGCACCCGAGCACGATCATCCTGCGCCGGATGCTCGACATCTTCGCCGAGATGGGCTTCCAGGTCTTCCTCAGCCGCGAGGTCGAGCTGGACGACGTGAACTTCACGCTCCTCAACCACCCGCCCCACCATCCGGCGCGCGACATGCAGGACACGTTCTACATAACGGGCACGAACGAGCAGGTCCTCCTGCGCACGCACACTTCGCCCGGCCAGATCCGCGCGATGGGCGCGTATGCGCCCGACCCCATCCGCATCGTCCTGCCCGGCATGGTCTACCGCAACGAGAAGATCACGCCGCGCAGCGAGATCCAGTTCACCCAGGTCGAAGGCCTGGCCGTCGGCCCGCACATCACGATGGCCAACCTGCGCGGCACGATCGATGGCTTCGTGCACCGCTACTACGGCCCGAACCGCCGGACGCGCTTCCGCACGAGCTACTTCCCGTTCACCGAGCCCTCCGCCGAGGTCGACGTGAGCTGCGGCCTGTGCGACGGCGCCGGCTGCCGGCTGTGCAAGGACGCCGGCTGGCTGGAGATTCTGGGCTGCGGGATGGTCCACCCGAACGTGCTCACGAACGGCGGGTACGACCCGTCACGCGTCAGCGGCTTCGCCTTCGGGCTGGGGCCGATGCGGGCGCAGATGATGGCGCATGGGATCGACGACATACGGCATTACTGGGGGAACGATGTGCGGTTCCTCGAGCAGTTCGGCTAAGGAGGCGACGCCATGAAACTCGTCTGGTCCTGGCTCTCCGAACACGTCGACCTCACCGGCGTCACCCCCGAGCACGTCGCCGAACGCCTGACCGTCGCCGGCCTCGAGGTCGACAAGGTCGAGCGCATCGGCGACTGGTGGGATCGGGAGCGGCTCGTCGTCGGCAACGTGCTGCGCGTCCTGCCGCATCCCGATGCCGAGCGGCTCGTGCTGGCGGACGTCGACTGGGGCGCCGGCGCGCCGCACCGCGTGGTGACGGGCGCGCCGAACTTGCTGGCGTTTCGCGATGCGGGTGACTTCGACAAGCCCATGAAGGTCGTTTTCGCGCGCGAGGGCGTGGAGCTGTACGACGGCCACGCTGAGGGCTGGGTGAAGGTGAAGCTGAAGGGCCGGCCCGTGCGGGGTGTGATGAGCGACGCGATGGTCTGCTCGGAGAAGGAGATCGGCCTTTCCGAGGACCACGAGGGCATCCTGATCCTGGACGACGACGCGCCTCTCGGCGCGCCCATCGCCGACGTCCTCGGCGACGCCGTGCTCACGCTCGAGCTGACGGCCAACTACGCCCACGCCAGCAACGTCGTCGGCATCGCCCGCGAGGTGGCGGCGCTGCTCGACCGCCCGTTCACGCCGCCGGAGTGGCAGTTGGGGGACGATGGGATCGATCCGTCGTTGGCCGAAGCGGCGGCGTGGTGCCGCGTCGTCATCGACGACGACGAGGCGTGTCCGCGGTACAGCGCGCGGATCATCACGGGCGTCGACGCGACGCGGCCGAGCCCGGCGTGGCTGCAGCGCCGGCTGCGGCTGAGCGGTATGCGGCCGATCAACGCGGTCGTGGACGCGACGAACTACGCGATGCTGCTGTGGGGCGAGCCCTTGCACGCGTTCGACTACGACCGGCTGAAGGCGCGAGCGGCGGCTGCGGCGGGTCAGGGCGCGGCCGCGTCGTCGAGCGCGGGCGCAACCGACCCCGTGCCGACGATCACCGTCCGGCGCAGCACGCCCGGCGAGCGGATGACGACGCTGGACGGCATCGACCGCGCCCTCGACGTCGGCACGATCCTGATCACGGATGACGCCGGCCCGATCGCGATCGCCGGGGTGATGGGCGGCGCGGAGACCGAGGTGACGGACGCGACGCGGACGATCCTGCTGGAGGCCGCGACATTCCACTTCCCGTCCATCCGCCGCGCCAGCCGCGACCTGAAGCTGCCGAGCGAGTCCAGCTGGCGCTTCAGCCGCGACGTCCCGCCGGCGCTCATCGACCCCGGCAGCGCCGTCGGCAGCCGGCTGCTGGCCGAGCACGCCGGCGGCCGCGTGGCCCCCGGCATCGTCGATGTCTACCCGCGCCCGCGACCCGCCGTCGAGGTCGTCATGCCGCTGTCGGAGATCGATCGCCTGCTCGGCGCCGAGATTCCCGTCGCGGACATCGAGGCGATCCTGGCGCGCCTCGGCTTCTCGGCCGTTGTCGACGGCGACACGCTGGCGGCCGTCGTCCCGCCGCACCGCGTGGACATCGAGCTGCCGGCCGACATCGTCGAGGAGATCGTCCGCGTCTGGGGTCTGGACCGCCTGCCGAGCGTCCCGCTGGCCGACGCGCTGCCCGCGCAGCGCGAGAACCGCACGCAGTGGCTGGAGGAGGCGACGCGGGATGCGTGCGTGGGGGCGGGGCTGCAGGAGATCGTGAGCTACCGGATGACGTCGGTGGGGCATGAGGGTGAGACGGTCGTCGCGGGTATCGCGGGGATTGCGGATGACGTCGGTACGGGCGGCGGCCTGCCGGTGGAAGCGCGCTACGTCGGCATCGCCAATGCGATCAGCCCCGAGCGGAGCGTCCTGCGCCAGAGCATGCTGACCGGATTGCTCGATGCCGCTGCCGCCAACCTGCGCTTCACGGATCGCGTCGCGCTCTTCGAGGTCGGGTCGACGTACCACTGGCCCGCCGGGACGTCACCGTCGCCGACGACCCTGCCCAACGAGCCGCGCCACGTGGCGCTGCTCCTCGCCGGCCCGCAGCGGGCCGACGACTGGCGGGGCGGCGAGGCGCGGCACATGGATTTCTACGATGCCAAGGGCGTCGTCGAGGCCATCCTCGGGGCGCTCGGGATCGACACGCTGCACTTCGCGCCTGGCCGCCACGCCTCGCTGCACCCGGGCCGCACCGCCGTGGTGTCGGCCGTCGACGCGGACGGCACGGCGCGCGCGCTCGGGCACGTCGGCGAGCTGCACCCGCAGGTGCGTCGGCGCTGGGACCTGCCGGAGCGCAGCATCGCCGTCGCCGACCTCGACCTGGAGGCGATCGACGCGCTGGCCGGCGCGATCCGACCGATCGCCGCCTTCAGCCCGTACCCGCCCGTCGAGCGCGACCTGGCCGTCGTGGTGGACGAGGCGATCCCGGCCGCGGACGTCGAGGCGGCCGTGCGCGCCGCCGGCGGCAAGTTGCTGGTGGGCGTGCGGCTGTTCGACGTGTATCGCGGGCCGCAGGTGGGGGAGGGGCGCAAGAGCCTGGCGCTGCGGCTGCGATTCCAGTCGATGGACAAGACGCTGGAGGGGGCGAGCGTGGATCGGGTGCGGGAGCAGATCGTGCGGGCGTTGGGGAAGGCGGTGGGGGGGGAGGTCAGGGGGTAGGATTATGCCTACGCTTCCAAGAGTAAGCACCGCAGCTCCACAACAGCGTATTCGCTGCCATAACCGTCGGATATAGCCACAGCAAGATGTCTGCTGATGCTCTGGTTGACATTGCTGTATAGATCGGGCCCAAAGGCAGTGTCAGTAGTCCATATACGCAAACACAGGACAGATTGCCTACATCGCCCATCCTGGTGCAGGGCCATGCTGCCAATGCCACGATGATCTGAAAGACAGCAACCCAGAGGGCCATTTTCAGAGCATCTCTATGGGGAGAGGCTGTGTTGCGAGTCATGCTAAGTCTCTCAAGGTCTGGCGCAAAAGTGTTGATCGACCATGTCCCCGTGCGACCGACGACCGCCCCGAGGCTTCAGCCTTCGGGCGGTCGTCGGTCGCGCGATGGTCGCCCGCATGCCATCAGCACTTTTGCGCCAGACCCGGTCGGCGAGCTCCTGGTCGATCCGCGCCGCGAGCGCC
Above is a window of Candidatus Avedoeria danica DNA encoding:
- the pheS gene encoding phenylalanine--tRNA ligase subunit alpha, translating into MEIEPNPPIPNASIATIEALRSEAESALAGAADDAALAAWKGEWLGRSGRITSLLRVVGTLSAAERPAFGAAVNAASRALEAAYEAASSSRQADAMASALAAEAIDVTLPGTPPPRGRLHPSTIILRRMLDIFAEMGFQVFLSREVELDDVNFTLLNHPPHHPARDMQDTFYITGTNEQVLLRTHTSPGQIRAMGAYAPDPIRIVLPGMVYRNEKITPRSEIQFTQVEGLAVGPHITMANLRGTIDGFVHRYYGPNRRTRFRTSYFPFTEPSAEVDVSCGLCDGAGCRLCKDAGWLEILGCGMVHPNVLTNGGYDPSRVSGFAFGLGPMRAQMMAHGIDDIRHYWGNDVRFLEQFG
- a CDS encoding phenylalanine--tRNA ligase subunit beta, whose protein sequence is MKLVWSWLSEHVDLTGVTPEHVAERLTVAGLEVDKVERIGDWWDRERLVVGNVLRVLPHPDAERLVLADVDWGAGAPHRVVTGAPNLLAFRDAGDFDKPMKVVFAREGVELYDGHAEGWVKVKLKGRPVRGVMSDAMVCSEKEIGLSEDHEGILILDDDAPLGAPIADVLGDAVLTLELTANYAHASNVVGIAREVAALLDRPFTPPEWQLGDDGIDPSLAEAAAWCRVVIDDDEACPRYSARIITGVDATRPSPAWLQRRLRLSGMRPINAVVDATNYAMLLWGEPLHAFDYDRLKARAAAAAGQGAAASSSAGATDPVPTITVRRSTPGERMTTLDGIDRALDVGTILITDDAGPIAIAGVMGGAETEVTDATRTILLEAATFHFPSIRRASRDLKLPSESSWRFSRDVPPALIDPGSAVGSRLLAEHAGGRVAPGIVDVYPRPRPAVEVVMPLSEIDRLLGAEIPVADIEAILARLGFSAVVDGDTLAAVVPPHRVDIELPADIVEEIVRVWGLDRLPSVPLADALPAQRENRTQWLEEATRDACVGAGLQEIVSYRMTSVGHEGETVVAGIAGIADDVGTGGGLPVEARYVGIANAISPERSVLRQSMLTGLLDAAAANLRFTDRVALFEVGSTYHWPAGTSPSPTTLPNEPRHVALLLAGPQRADDWRGGEARHMDFYDAKGVVEAILGALGIDTLHFAPGRHASLHPGRTAVVSAVDADGTARALGHVGELHPQVRRRWDLPERSIAVADLDLEAIDALAGAIRPIAAFSPYPPVERDLAVVVDEAIPAADVEAAVRAAGGKLLVGVRLFDVYRGPQVGEGRKSLALRLRFQSMDKTLEGASVDRVREQIVRALGKAVGGEVRG